Genomic DNA from Desulfonatronum thioautotrophicum:
GGTAAATATCTCGGAGCGCTTTATTCCACCCAGGGCGGCCTTGTGAAACTGGCGGCCCTCGTTGATGAAGTCTCTCCAGGATTCTGTGGAGGGCAGTCGGGGAAGCATCGTGATTCTCCTAGCGGATACGGTGTGGCGCACAGGGCAGAAAAAACCGCCGCATCAAGCAATGTCGATGCGGCGGTTACGCATATCACGCCCAGGGGGGCGCGGGAATGTCCATGAATCGGTTCAATTCAGGCAACCTCGACCACTTCCAGGTCAAAGGTCAGATTCTCACCGGCCAGGGGATGGTTGGCATCCAGGGTCATGGTGGTGTCCGTGAGTTCGGATATGGTGACCACGGCGGTCTGCCCTTCCTGGTTGACCTGCAACTGCTGCCCGACCTCGGGCTGGATGTGATCCGGGAGCTGGGAGCGTTCCACGGAGAACAACAGTTCGTCCTGGCGCGGGCCGTAGGCGTCTTCGGCCGGAATGGTCACGGTCTTCTTGTCCCCGGCCTGCATTCCGGTCACCGCGGCCTCGAAGCCGGGAATCAGCTGTCCCTGGCCTAACGTGAATTCCAGCGGTTCGCGATC
This window encodes:
- a CDS encoding FKBP-type peptidyl-prolyl cis-trans isomerase, yielding MTQAQTGNQIKVHYTGRLDSGQVFDSSADREPLEFTLGQGQLIPGFEAAVTGMQAGDKKTVTIPAEDAYGPRQDELLFSVERSQLPDHIQPEVGQQLQVNQEGQTAVVTISELTDTTMTLDANHPLAGENLTFDLEVVEVA